Within the Flavobacterium sp. N502536 genome, the region TAACTGCAGAAACTCCTGTTCAAATTGCTTCTGTGAGTAAAGTTTTAACTGCTACTGCTGTTTTAAAACTTGTAAATGCAGGTAAAATCGATTTAGATCAAAAAGTAAATACGATTCTAAAAACCTTTCCGTACGAAGAATGCACCATAAGAATGTTGCTTGACCATCGTACCGGAATGCGCAATTATGCTTATTTCACAGACCGGGACAAATCAGTATGGGACAGGCACAATCAGCTTACCAATAAAGATATCCTGGATATTCTGGCTACCAAAAATATTGGTTTAGAATCTCGAACCGGAACACGTTTTAGCTATTGTAATACCAACTATGCGATGCTCGCTTTAATTATTGAAAAAATTACGGGCTTAACGTATAAAGAAGCCATGTCTCAAATGATTTTCAAACCTCTGGGAATGAAACACACTTATGTTTTTGACGATGACAAGGACAGAAAAAAAATTGTTCCTTCTTATAAAGGTAATGGTGTAGAAATTGGTTTTGATTATCTGGATAATGTTTATGGGGATAAAAATATATTTTCAACCGTGCGAGATCTTTTAAAGTTTGACCGCGCCAGAAATTCACCTGACTTTTTAAAACCGGCATTACTTAAACAAGTTTATACCGGCTACAGTAATGAGCGTAAGGGAACCAAAAATTATGGTTTAGGCATCCGAATGATCAATTGGGAAACCGGGCAAAATTTTTATTTTCACAACGGTTGGTGGCACGGCAATACCTCATCGTACATTACTTTGATGAAAGAGCATGTTACGATTATCGCGTTGTCGAACAAAATGACTCGAAATACCTATGCCGTTCGTAAACTGGCGCCAATTTTTGGTGATTATCCGTTTAATTTCAAGGATGAAGAATAATGTTATTTTTCTGAAAGATTTATTACAAAACTAACTTCAAATAGTATAAATTTGCAAACTCATTTTTGGGGTCGACTGGTTTTGACAGCAAGTCGAATTGAAAAGTAAGCACGTCGAGCATTGAGACCTTGCTCGTAAATATAAGATCTTACAATTTTACACGGCGAAAATAACTACGCTTTAGCTGCATAATCCGAATTATAGTACGATTGCGCCACGTTCCTACCAGGTAGGAAAGCTGGATTCTCCTTGAAAGCCTTGGTTTGTGGCGGTCAGTACAGGGGAACCGTAAAAATAAACCTAGATTTCCATGAGCTTCGGGTGGAGATTGAAATTAAGAAGATAAGTGTTGAGTGGTTGTTCCTGACCTGGCTTAACATCGAAAATCCAATCAGGGAATAAACGTGTAGAAAGCTCTTTAGTTGCTTGTTTGGACCCGGGTTCGATTCCCGGCGACTCCACAAAAAAGGGAAGATATTTAAACATATCTTCCCTTTTTTATGCTGGTTTGTTTATAGTGAATAAGATCCAAACAAACTGTAACGACTTAAAGATGTTTTATAACATAGTCGATAATATCTTTAATTATTTCGTCTACTGCATTTTCTTCAGGGTTAAATGTAGTTCCGTCAAAATATCGGGCATCAGTACCATTTCCGGTAGGAGAACGATGATGTACATCAATAGAATCTCTCCAAAAATTAGCATGATTTTTCCATTCCTCCTTATTTACCAAGGCTGGTTCTGTGAACCAAAGATTCCACGACAAAGTATTTCCCGCCTGGAGCATATTCCCTGAACCAAGGTTAAAAGCTTTCATTATTAATTCATTAAAACCATCAACTACTTTATCTTTGGTTAACTTAATATCCCCAATCTCAACGGCAAGATAGGCCGTAGCAAAAGCCTGATCAGCATGTAATGCAAACGAAGGATTATCAAATTGAGGGTTTAATCCGTGTATCACTTTAAAAATCGGCTGATCGGGATTATTCTGTTCATGCGTAGTAACTCTTATCGCGTTCTCTTTATTCAATGGGAATTTTGGAAAACTATATTCCAATAGAGGCCAAATTTCTTTTATCTTATCCCCTTGCTGCTCGTTTGGTGTCAACCAAATTTTACCCTCAACTGTCATGTCTATCGCGACTTCTTTTGTCACTTCATTAACCCAGCCTCTTTGACCGGTTACAGTAACCTCCACATTAATACAAATTTCATCTTTAAGCCAGACCCCTTGTTGTGGACAGATAACAGAATATACTCTTCCTTCATCCGTATAACCAGCTCTCGAAATATAAGGTGCAAATTGCTGATAACATCTCTTCGGGTCAAAACTTCCTTTTTGTGTTTCCCAACTAAACTCAGGCCACCTTACACCAAGCTGGCGTTGTAAAAAACTAATATTATCCATATTACTCAACATCGGTAAAGAGGAAAGATCTCTGGTTGGGTATAACATAGGTGAACCCGCTGGTGGAAATCCACCAACCCATCCGATTGGAATGGGTGTATTTTCATTGTTTTGCATGATTTTTCTACTGTTTTGGTTTGAGTAATAAATCTAAACCAAAATAAAATCTTACATCCACGTAGAATTACCTGTTTTTTTAATGCTCTATTTTAAGATTGTAAAAGATGATAAGATTGAGATAAACTATTTAATTGTAGCCTCAGCGGATCCACAAAAAAAGTTGGTAAATTCAATGTTTATAGGCTTTTCGTGGGTAACATCTTAAAGTTAACGTAAATCAAAGACTTTAAACATCTTTTGGTATTTCGAGTTGTTTAATAAAATAAACAGGTTTAATACCAGTCTTTTTATAAAAAGCGGTTGAAAACGATTCCGCATTATTAAAACCAAACTCGACAGCCAGCGCCTGAATGGTGTACTTCTGTAATTTTGAATCTTCTTTTAATGACTGTAAAGCATACTCAATTCTTAAATCATTAATATACTGTACAAATGTTTTTTCTTTATAAGTATTGACCACCTTAGAAACATATTTACTATTGGTTTCAAAAGTACTTGACAGTGACTGAACCGTAACGCCTGAGAATAAGTACCCTTTCGTTTTTTCAAAGTGAGTTAACTTCTCTAATATCTGTACAACTAACTCTTCGTTAATACCAATATTTTCGATCCCGGATTTAACACTTCTGACTTGTATTTCATTATTTATTGATTTGTGTATTCCTTTTTCAAACTGAGATGGCTGTCTCTTTTTGATTCGATACTGATAAAACCCAAAAAATACGGCAATAATTACGACTAAAAGCAATACCCCAATACTCCAATGCAATTCGGTTTTATCATTTATAGTTGATTCTGTCAAGTTTTCTTTTTCTAAAATC harbors:
- a CDS encoding serine hydrolase domain-containing protein — encoded protein: MKMSFLKKTKIPQILLLVLVLSSCGKDKKTTADTASTIEDTLPKMKPLGPEKRISQAYINSVTGRINHFYNKNWPNNSMNGSFLVARNGQIIFERYNGFANKNEGTKITAETPVQIASVSKVLTATAVLKLVNAGKIDLDQKVNTILKTFPYEECTIRMLLDHRTGMRNYAYFTDRDKSVWDRHNQLTNKDILDILATKNIGLESRTGTRFSYCNTNYAMLALIIEKITGLTYKEAMSQMIFKPLGMKHTYVFDDDKDRKKIVPSYKGNGVEIGFDYLDNVYGDKNIFSTVRDLLKFDRARNSPDFLKPALLKQVYTGYSNERKGTKNYGLGIRMINWETGQNFYFHNGWWHGNTSSYITLMKEHVTIIALSNKMTRNTYAVRKLAPIFGDYPFNFKDEE
- a CDS encoding helix-turn-helix domain-containing protein; the encoded protein is MTESTINDKTELHWSIGVLLLVVIIAVFFGFYQYRIKKRQPSQFEKGIHKSINNEIQVRSVKSGIENIGINEELVVQILEKLTHFEKTKGYLFSGVTVQSLSSTFETNSKYVSKVVNTYKEKTFVQYINDLRIEYALQSLKEDSKLQKYTIQALAVEFGFNNAESFSTAFYKKTGIKPVYFIKQLEIPKDV